Genomic segment of Bdellovibrio bacteriovorus:
ATGTCGATTCCGATGTACTGTCGTCCCAGTTTTTTCGCAGCCACTGCTGTCGTCCCCGAGCCGATAAAAGGATCAAGAATGGTTTTGGCTTCCGTGGAAGAAATAATTCTTTCCGCGAGAGCTAATGGAAATGGCGACGGATGATCGTTGTTCATTTCTTGAGAGAAACTCCAGACATCGCCACAGGCATTGGCTTGAGGTGAAAGCTTAAATTCGGGTTTAGCGATCAAATAAATCACTTCGTAGGTGGGAAGAAAATAACCGGGATTAAAATTAATACCACCCGCTCTTTGCCAAATGATAATTTGCCTTACTGGAAACCCACTAACGATATCCTGTCTGTCCTGTAGCACCCCATTTTGCACACGCCACTTATGAATGTAGAAAAGGGCCCCGTCAGATTTCAACGTGCGCAAGGTCTCAGCGATCACGGCTCTTTGCCATCTAACGTAGTCCGTGTGAGGCATATTGTCGTCATGATTGGGATAACCCTTTAACAACGCGGCCTTGGACCACTTTCCCCCACGACCGTCTTTAAGACCGTTCCCAGAAGAGTTTTTTAAATTGTAAGGAGGAGACGTCACGGCAAGATCAATCGAACAATCCGGGATTTTCTGAAGTGTTTCTAAAGCATCCCCACAAATAATCTGATCTAAAAATGAAGCCAAGTGATTAGCATCCATCGCATCCCCTCCTGCAACGTCTTAAGGGCTTTTTAAAATTATGCCGATAGAAATTACGCAAGAGGACTATTTTGAGTTTCACCTCGACCATTTCATTCTGAAACTTTACGGACCTGTCGGCAAACCGTCACTTACCGGGGCCTCGGCACTTGAGGCTGTCGAAATTCCAACACCTTCACCGTCAAAACCACTTAAATCTCTCAAGAGACTTTCACCTTTTGGCAACGTCATTGCTATCTAATTTTACAAACTCATGGACCCAAAGAAAAAGGAGGCCCTTATGAAAAAACAAATTCTTTCCTACGCTTTGCTCGCTGCAGTGGCTTTGATGGCAAGTCCCGTTTTAGCGGACACGAATGATTGCACAGATCCAGAAATCGCCGCAGGAACTTGTGTAAAGCATTTAAGTGCGTATGGAGATGCCGATAACAATGTATATCCCCCACAAAATCAGTATGCGGTGTTTAAAGTCGTCGACGGAAACTGCCAAGGACAGATTGAGATATTAACGCCCCAAAATGACAGCGTGTTAATGTTCGATGCTGTGGGTTTGACAGAGAATGGAGTTTACTCAATCATAAATCATGGCGAATCGGCTTGCTCTCTACAGATTCGCTATCAAAACCAACCCTAAGGAGCCTGCTATGGTCGCCCCAAAGTTTGAAACTTGGATCATTATCCAAAAGCCCGTCGCTGAAGTTTTTGATGCTGTTTACAATCCGACGAAACTCAGCGGCTATTTCATCACTGCGGGAGCGACAGGGCCTTTGGAAGAAGGAAGTACGGTGCAGTGGGAGTTCG
This window contains:
- a CDS encoding DNA-methyltransferase, which codes for MDANHLASFLDQIICGDALETLQKIPDCSIDLAVTSPPYNLKNSSGNGLKDGRGGKWSKAALLKGYPNHDDNMPHTDYVRWQRAVIAETLRTLKSDGALFYIHKWRVQNGVLQDRQDIVSGFPVRQIIIWQRAGGINFNPGYFLPTYEVIYLIAKPEFKLSPQANACGDVWSFSQEMNNDHPSPFPLALAERIISSTEAKTILDPFIGSGTTAVAAKKLGRQYIGIDIAQEYCKVAEERVRDFNISKIDPFKNKLVSTKGSQSREARKIIEERNLSFFDDLDKSAENDPEISL